A window of the Cellvibrio sp. pealriver genome harbors these coding sequences:
- a CDS encoding pseudouridine synthase, whose protein sequence is MTDSQLDILYLDEDLLIANKPAGLLCVPGKGPEKQDCLFNRALEFNPNARVAHRLDQGTSGIVMFPLNYLTLKNLTHKFEAREIHKRYVAVVEGLIEEDEGEIKLPLICDWPNRPLQKVCFEHGKSAHTRYHVLERNADNHTTRVLLEPVSGRTHQLRVHMLSLGHPMLGDGLYAPEAVLAKAPRLLLHAQELWLDHPITGVEVRVKAPAEF, encoded by the coding sequence ATGACTGACTCCCAGCTCGATATTTTGTACCTCGACGAGGATCTGCTCATCGCCAATAAACCGGCCGGCTTGCTCTGTGTGCCAGGCAAAGGACCGGAAAAACAGGATTGCCTGTTCAACCGAGCACTTGAATTCAATCCCAATGCACGCGTTGCCCATCGCCTCGACCAAGGCACATCCGGCATTGTGATGTTTCCGCTCAATTACCTGACGCTAAAAAACTTAACGCACAAATTCGAAGCGCGTGAAATCCATAAACGTTATGTCGCCGTAGTAGAAGGTTTGATTGAAGAAGATGAAGGCGAGATAAAACTGCCGCTGATTTGCGATTGGCCGAACCGCCCGTTACAGAAGGTGTGTTTTGAGCACGGCAAATCTGCCCACACCCGCTATCACGTATTGGAGAGAAACGCAGACAACCACACTACCCGCGTTTTGCTGGAGCCCGTAAGCGGCCGCACGCATCAGCTGCGGGTTCATATGCTTAGCCTCGGCCACCCCATGCTGGGTGATGGACTGTATGCACCGGAAGCTGTTCTGGCCAAAGCCCCGCGTTTACTGCTGCATGCGCAGGAACTTTGGCTGGATCACCCGATTACCGGCGTTGAAGTTCGGGTGAAAGCTCCCGCTGAGTTTTGA